Proteins encoded by one window of Bactrocera oleae isolate idBacOlea1 chromosome 4, idBacOlea1, whole genome shotgun sequence:
- the Corin gene encoding uncharacterized protein Corin isoform X3, with translation MTICKNMSATLSINQKHLSVNENHFGGVVERNRSRSERASSLALPHNSLLDFYDKEQEQCSSVALLPTTVNVVVRRHSSHYYPMLEEKHTPPLQQQQQHQQQQSLKTHSQMQMQTRQLNAMTATGGTLPTLTVAIPELPQYNYNHNKAGQLAMQDMQSMSSLPLSSLVNGKEKKVFTYNTVTNSGNSATKNQPMNLPNTAAHSSIVPDTPPPPVPKRTFRGNYAWNAAIDSPTPTSASQTPTKDKQHISVGTAFVYPPQTQTLSPGHRLHQQQSNTVYYNSSIGGGNVGVDPAQIQSQLQSQTQSLLVDLATRPLYVDSGLDAGGISDDDRMSLENSVFDESLTSTPVKVTTKTASEGTAGGKLLNAAFTAKTLVAFTGELSNAVKRANRSSSSTADSTITLSSGYGSGHSERFASSSTSADFRSRFSSVDTQSSVDSCPTEKTSESSVSKDYPKMERALLNDAMNDYNNLNNNETRIHVGCNSLVGNNNAPPSRHSPNANTQMNNGLVQQKPPIVPTRKQYPDVAKIPPPCSKNSSQQSLQSSGCGSGSGSVGSSNAVSTVSASTSTSSTVSAGSGSSTGSLLSGSATTSNNAISPLTHNAANVYQQPKRPVPPIPPTRGQISFDHNINNGTQMEATSSASKPPTALSVRNKLGKNKPPPIVYPKLHQRQDSNLSSDSFSVTSSPGYNSKNLMDVPLLQNAARINKSSAGAGLGMGVPHQDSVDGFNLNGSRFAALTSSGMGNPVLPPPRNKYSCRQDSNISSDSFSQTSSPSYNTKQMEAPLLPSLSVKRLCGVPAPIVYKQKLQNETIEEMEQSVPMSPLTKCVSTPASLQTIVRFQNGAPNTMSLQHQQIIHRRKSSNPYITNGRLKFRLWQVLVNAFALLVIAGGLAAYFNAYPTIKFVNKTIINTVHVEDTSIYGKNPAPGTCLPIIVKFCQGPQIPYNYTVFPNYIGHFGQLETQDLDAYDALVDVRCYELVSLFLCTLFVPKCGSTGATVPPCKTLCTETMRRCGFFFDVFGLSLPEYLNCKLFKDFENPEDCVGLDQVREVMIASTNPKCDGFQCDQNRCLPKDYVCDGHLDCNDQTDEAKCERCQKDEIYCGDDRCIGINHVCDGVIDCPYGQDERNCIRLSDRNGDLGKGMLEFYRISTQMWTPACVKNWDRAVSPSAVCSMLGYSAVNATSVVTLKTHRSLMASINVSTDIWNMYAKKHSNLMQEFSSCSPDEDYPVAELTCANYECGKVKRGRHKPSRRIIGGSQANPGTWPFLAAILGGPEKIFYCAGVLISDQWVLTASHCIGNHTVIDLEDWTIQLGVTRRNSYTYTGQKVKVKTVIPHPHYNTVITHDNDIALFQLATRVAFHEHLLPVCLPPPGIKLKPDQMCTVIGWGKRDNKDPKSTYEPIVNEVQVPIIGRQQCDVWLDNLTVSDGMICAGYEEGGKDACQGDSGGPLLCPYPGEKDRWFVGGIVSWGIMCAHPKLPGVYANVIKYVPWIQEQMAKYSKPENEEKLSKYDAHPGGPDILSNIATGPVRNKKPYHNQNRSPMDIDYYDNYKKT, from the exons ATGACGATTTGCAAAAACATGAGCGCCACACTGTCAATTAATCAGAAGCATTTGAGCGTCAACGAGAATCATTTTGGTGGCGTTGTAGAGCGAAATCGTTCACG ATCGGAACGTGCCTCCAGCTTGGCACTGCCGCACAACTCTCTCTTGGATTTTTATGACAAAGAGCAGGAACAATGCAGCTCGGTGGCTTTGTTGCCGACGACCGTCAATGTAGTGGTGCGTCGGCATTCGTCGCACTACTATCCAATGTTAGAGGAGAAACACACGCCGCcgttgcagcaacaacagcagcaccaacaacaacaatcattaAAAACACATTCACAAATGCAAATGCAGACAAGACAATTAAATGCGATGACCGCAACTGGTGGCACACTACCAACGCTGACCGTTGCCATTCCCGAGTTGCCGCAATACAATTATAATCATAATAAAGCTGGTCAATTGGCGATGCAGGACATGCAATCGATGTCATCATTGCCGCTTTCAAGCCTT GTGAATGGCAAAGAGAAAAAAGTTTTCACATACAATACGGTGACCAACAGTGGCAACAGTGCCACCAAAAATCAACCTATGAACTTGCCGAACACAGCAGCCCACTCAAGTATTGTACCGGATACACCACCCCCACCCGTCCCGAAGCGAACATTTCGTGGCAATTACGCTTGGAACGCAGCAATTGATTCGCCCACGCCCACGTCCGCAAGTCAAACACCAACCAAAGATAAACAACACATCAGTGTTGGCACCGCTTTTGTTTATCCACCGCAAACACAAACCCTTTCACCCGGACATCGGCTACATCAGCAACAGAGCAACACGGTTTATTACAACTCGAGCATTGGTGGCGGAAACGTAGGCGTGGACCCGGCACAAATACAAAGTCAATTGCAATCACAAACACAATCCTTGCTTGTTGACCTGGCCACACGTCCGCTATACGTGGATTCAGGCCTAGATGCTGGCGGTATTTCAGATGATGATCGAATGAGCTTGGAAAATTCTGTATTTGACGAGTCGTTGACATCGACACCTGTCAAGGTCACCACAAAGACAGCGTCCGAAGGTACGGCAGGTGGTAAGTTACTAAATGCTGCATTCACAGCAAAGACATTGGTAGCTTTTACTGGGGAATTGAGTAACGCTGTAAAACGTGCAAATCGCTCATCCAGCAGTACGGCTGACTCTACCATCACCCTCTCTTCTGGCTACGGTTCAGGTCATAGTGAACGTTTCGCCTCCTCCTCGACAAGTGCGGACTTCCGCAGCCGTTTCTCATCTGTTGATACCCAATCATCAGTGGATAGTTGTCCAACAGAGAAGACAAGTGAGTCCTCTGTATCCAAAGATTACCCTAAAATGGAACGAGCATTACTTAACGATGCTATGAACgattacaataatttaaataataatgaaactcGTATTCATGTGGGATGTAATAGTTTGGTTGGTAATAACAATGCGCCCCCTAGTCGGCACTCTCCAAATGCGAATACTCAAATGAACAACGGATTGGTGCAGCAAAAACCGCCTATAGTTCCAACACGAAAACAGTATCCAGATGTAGCAAAGATTCCGCCACCCTGCAGTAAAAACAGTTCACAGCAGTCACTACAAAGCAGCGGTTGTGGCAGCGGCAGTGGTAGTGTGGGTAGTAGTAATGCTGTCTCTACGGTATCGGCTTCCACGTCCACCTCCTCTACGGTGTCTGCTGGTTCGGGTTCTTCTACGGGTTCGCTGCTGTCAGGATCGGCCACTACATCGAATAATGCCATTTCACCGCTTACACATAATGCAGCCAATGTTTATCAACAGCCAAAACGTCCAGTACCGCCGATACCGCCAACGCGCGGTCAAATTAGTTTCGATCATAATATCAATAATGGTACGCAAATGGAAGCAACATCGTCCGCGTCGAAACCACCAACAGCACTAAGTGTTCGGAACAAGCTTGGTAAAAATAAACCTCCCCCTATCGTTTACCCAAAACTACATCAACGGCAGGACTCCAATTTGTCCAGTGACAGTTTTTCCGTCACTTCCAGTCCTGGTTATAACTCAAAAAATCTTATGGATGTACCACTACTTCAGAATGCTGCACGTATCAATAAGAGCAGTGCGGGTGCGGGATTGGGTATGGGTGTTCCGCATCAGGATTCAGTGGatggttttaatttaaatggatCACGATTTGCTGCGCTAACATCCAGTGGAATGGGAAATCCTGTGCTGCCACCTCCACGTAACAAATACAGCTGCCGTCAGGATTCCAATATTTCCAGTGATAGTTTCAGTCAAACATCCAGTCCAAGTTACAATACAAAGCAAATGGAAGCTCCTTTATTACCCTCGCTCTCTGTAAAAAGGTTGTGCGGCG TTCCAGCGCCaattgtttataaacaaaaactgCAAAATGAAACCATCGAAGAGATGGAACAATCGGTTCCTATGTCGCCACTTACCAAATGCGTGTCCACTCCGGCTAGCCTACAAACAATTGTACGATTCCAAAATGGAGCGCCCAACACGATGTCACTACAGCATCAG cAGATTATCCATCGTCGCAAAAGCTCCAATCCTTATATCACCAATGGTCGGCTGAAGTTTCGCCTCTGGCAAGTATTAGTAAACGCATTCGCTTTATTGGTGATTGCTGGTGGCTTGGCGGCATATTTCAATGCCTATCCAACCATAAAATTCGTCAACAAAACGATTATAAACACCGTCCATGTGGAGGATACTTCGATTTATGGAAAGAACCCCGCACCCGGTACTTGTTTACCTATCATAGTCAAGTTTTGTCAAGGTCCACAAATTCCCTACAACTACACCGTGTTCCCCAATTACATTGGACATTTCGGGCAACTGGAAACTCAA GATCTAGATGCCTACGATGCACTGGTAGATGTGCGATGTTACGAATTAGTCTCACTATTTCTCTGCACCCTATTTGTACCCAAGTGCGGTTCGACCGGAGCAACTGTGCCACCATGTAAAACCTTGTGCACCGAAACTATGCGTCGTTGTGGTTTCTTCTTTGATGTGTTCGGCCTCAGTTTACCTGAATATTTGAATTGTAAGCTCTTTAAAGATTTCGAAAATCCCGAAGACTGTGTTGGCCTCGACCAAGTGCGTGAGGTGATGATAGCATCGACGAATCCCAAATGCGATGGTTTTCAGTGTGATCAAAATCGCTGCTTGCCCAAAGATTACGTATGCGATGGTCATTTGGATTGTAACGACCAGACAGACGAAGCCAAATGTGAACGGTGCCAAAAAGATGAGATCTATTGTGGCGATGATCGTTGCATAGGTATAAATCACGTATGCGACGGCGTAATAGACTGTCCCTATGGGCAAGACGAACGAAATTGCA TTCGTCTAAGCGATCGTAATGGCGATTTAGGTAAAGGCATGTTGGAATTCTATCGTATAAGCACACAAATGTGGACGCCAGCTTGTGTTAAGAACTGGGATCGCGCGGTATCTCCTTCAGCCGTATGCTCTATGTTGGGTTACAGTGCCGTTAATGCCACGAGTGTGGTAACACTCAAAACACACCGATCGCTTATGGCATCCATAAATGTATCGACTGATATTTGGAATATGTATGCGAAGAAACATTCAAATTTGATGCAGGAATTCTCAAGTTGCTCGCCCGATGAGGATTATCCAGTTGCTGAATTAACTTGTGCAAATTACG agtGCGGAAAAGTTAAACGTGGACGCCACAAACCATCTCGCCGCATCATTGGTGGCTCACAGGCCAATCCAGGCACTTGGCCATTTTTGGCCGCAATTTTAGGAGGgcccgaaaaaatattttactgtgcGGGAGTTCTAATTTCCGATCAATGGGTGCTTACAGCGTCGCATTGCATAGGGAA TCATACCGTCATTGACCTTGAAGATTGGACCATACAACTTGGTGTAACGCGCCGAAACTCTTATACATACACGGGGCAAAAGGTTAAAGTCAAAACAGTTATACCACATCCGCATTACAATACCGTAATCACACATGACAATGACATAGCACTATTTCAA TTGGCCACTAGAGTCGCATTCCATGAGCATTTATTGCCTGTTTGTCTGCCGCCACCCGGAATTAAACTCAAGCCGGATCAAATGTGCACAGTGATCGGTTGGGGAAAGCGGGACAATAAAGACC CAAAATCCACATACGAACCAATTGTCAATGAAGTGCAAGTCCCGATTATTGGTCGTCAGCAATGCGATGTTTGGCTTGATAATCTGACAGTATCGGATGGAATGATATGCGCCGGCTACGAGGAAGGAGGAAAGGATGCTTGTCAG GGTGATTCCGGAGGTCCGCTCCTCTGCCCTTATCCGGGTGAAAAGGATCGTTGGTTTGTGGGTGGGATCGTATCGTGGGGCATAATGTGTGCACATCCGAAATTGCCAGGCGTATATGCGAATGTGATTAAGTATGTGCCGTGGATACAGGAGCAAATGGCTAAATATTCAAAACCTGAAAATGAAGAGAAGCTGTCTAAATATGATGCACATCCAGGCGGACCAGATATTCTGTCAAACATAGCAACTGGACCAGTACGCAACAAAAAACCATATCACAATCAGAATCGGAGTCCAATGGACATTGATTACTACGACAATTATAAGAAAAcctaa
- the Corin gene encoding uncharacterized protein Corin isoform X4 has protein sequence MNLPNTAAHSSIVPDTPPPPVPKRTFRGNYAWNAAIDSPTPTSASQTPTKDKQHISVGTAFVYPPQTQTLSPGHRLHQQQSNTVYYNSSIGGGNVGVDPAQIQSQLQSQTQSLLVDLATRPLYVDSGLDAGGISDDDRMSLENSVFDESLTSTPVKVTTKTASEGTAGGKLLNAAFTAKTLVAFTGELSNAVKRANRSSSSTADSTITLSSGYGSGHSERFASSSTSADFRSRFSSVDTQSSVDSCPTEKTSESSVSKDYPKMERALLNDAMNDYNNLNNNETRIHVGCNSLVGNNNAPPSRHSPNANTQMNNGLVQQKPPIVPTRKQYPDVAKIPPPCSKNSSQQSLQSSGCGSGSGSVGSSNAVSTVSASTSTSSTVSAGSGSSTGSLLSGSATTSNNAISPLTHNAANVYQQPKRPVPPIPPTRGQISFDHNINNGTQMEATSSASKPPTALSVRNKLGKNKPPPIVYPKLHQRQDSNLSSDSFSVTSSPGYNSKNLMDVPLLQNAARINKSSAGAGLGMGVPHQDSVDGFNLNGSRFAALTSSGMGNPVLPPPRNKYSCRQDSNISSDSFSQTSSPSYNTKQMEAPLLPSLSVKRLCGVPAPIVYKQKLQNETIEEMEQSVPMSPLTKCVSTPASLQTIVRFQNGAPNTMSLQHQQIIHRRKSSNPYITNGRLKFRLWQVLVNAFALLVIAGGLAAYFNAYPTIKFVNKTIINTVHVEDTSIYGKNPAPGTCLPIIVKFCQGPQIPYNYTVFPNYIGHFGQLETQVDLDAYDALVDVRCYELVSLFLCTLFVPKCGSTGATVPPCKTLCTETMRRCGFFFDVFGLSLPEYLNCKLFKDFENPEDCVGLDQVREVMIASTNPKCDGFQCDQNRCLPKDYVCDGHLDCNDQTDEAKCERCQKDEIYCGDDRCIGINHVCDGVIDCPYGQDERNCIRLSDRNGDLGKGMLEFYRISTQMWTPACVKNWDRAVSPSAVCSMLGYSAVNATSVVTLKTHRSLMASINVSTDIWNMYAKKHSNLMQEFSSCSPDEDYPVAELTCANYECGKVKRGRHKPSRRIIGGSQANPGTWPFLAAILGGPEKIFYCAGVLISDQWVLTASHCIGNHTVIDLEDWTIQLGVTRRNSYTYTGQKVKVKTVIPHPHYNTVITHDNDIALFQLATRVAFHEHLLPVCLPPPGIKLKPDQMCTVIGWGKRDNKDPKSTYEPIVNEVQVPIIGRQQCDVWLDNLTVSDGMICAGYEEGGKDACQGDSGGPLLCPYPGEKDRWFVGGIVSWGIMCAHPKLPGVYANVIKYVPWIQEQMAKYSKPENEEKLSKYDAHPGGPDILSNIATGPVRNKKPYHNQNRSPMDIDYYDNYKKT, from the exons ATGAACTTGCCGAACACAGCAGCCCACTCAAGTATTGTACCGGATACACCACCCCCACCCGTCCCGAAGCGAACATTTCGTGGCAATTACGCTTGGAACGCAGCAATTGATTCGCCCACGCCCACGTCCGCAAGTCAAACACCAACCAAAGATAAACAACACATCAGTGTTGGCACCGCTTTTGTTTATCCACCGCAAACACAAACCCTTTCACCCGGACATCGGCTACATCAGCAACAGAGCAACACGGTTTATTACAACTCGAGCATTGGTGGCGGAAACGTAGGCGTGGACCCGGCACAAATACAAAGTCAATTGCAATCACAAACACAATCCTTGCTTGTTGACCTGGCCACACGTCCGCTATACGTGGATTCAGGCCTAGATGCTGGCGGTATTTCAGATGATGATCGAATGAGCTTGGAAAATTCTGTATTTGACGAGTCGTTGACATCGACACCTGTCAAGGTCACCACAAAGACAGCGTCCGAAGGTACGGCAGGTGGTAAGTTACTAAATGCTGCATTCACAGCAAAGACATTGGTAGCTTTTACTGGGGAATTGAGTAACGCTGTAAAACGTGCAAATCGCTCATCCAGCAGTACGGCTGACTCTACCATCACCCTCTCTTCTGGCTACGGTTCAGGTCATAGTGAACGTTTCGCCTCCTCCTCGACAAGTGCGGACTTCCGCAGCCGTTTCTCATCTGTTGATACCCAATCATCAGTGGATAGTTGTCCAACAGAGAAGACAAGTGAGTCCTCTGTATCCAAAGATTACCCTAAAATGGAACGAGCATTACTTAACGATGCTATGAACgattacaataatttaaataataatgaaactcGTATTCATGTGGGATGTAATAGTTTGGTTGGTAATAACAATGCGCCCCCTAGTCGGCACTCTCCAAATGCGAATACTCAAATGAACAACGGATTGGTGCAGCAAAAACCGCCTATAGTTCCAACACGAAAACAGTATCCAGATGTAGCAAAGATTCCGCCACCCTGCAGTAAAAACAGTTCACAGCAGTCACTACAAAGCAGCGGTTGTGGCAGCGGCAGTGGTAGTGTGGGTAGTAGTAATGCTGTCTCTACGGTATCGGCTTCCACGTCCACCTCCTCTACGGTGTCTGCTGGTTCGGGTTCTTCTACGGGTTCGCTGCTGTCAGGATCGGCCACTACATCGAATAATGCCATTTCACCGCTTACACATAATGCAGCCAATGTTTATCAACAGCCAAAACGTCCAGTACCGCCGATACCGCCAACGCGCGGTCAAATTAGTTTCGATCATAATATCAATAATGGTACGCAAATGGAAGCAACATCGTCCGCGTCGAAACCACCAACAGCACTAAGTGTTCGGAACAAGCTTGGTAAAAATAAACCTCCCCCTATCGTTTACCCAAAACTACATCAACGGCAGGACTCCAATTTGTCCAGTGACAGTTTTTCCGTCACTTCCAGTCCTGGTTATAACTCAAAAAATCTTATGGATGTACCACTACTTCAGAATGCTGCACGTATCAATAAGAGCAGTGCGGGTGCGGGATTGGGTATGGGTGTTCCGCATCAGGATTCAGTGGatggttttaatttaaatggatCACGATTTGCTGCGCTAACATCCAGTGGAATGGGAAATCCTGTGCTGCCACCTCCACGTAACAAATACAGCTGCCGTCAGGATTCCAATATTTCCAGTGATAGTTTCAGTCAAACATCCAGTCCAAGTTACAATACAAAGCAAATGGAAGCTCCTTTATTACCCTCGCTCTCTGTAAAAAGGTTGTGCGGCG TTCCAGCGCCaattgtttataaacaaaaactgCAAAATGAAACCATCGAAGAGATGGAACAATCGGTTCCTATGTCGCCACTTACCAAATGCGTGTCCACTCCGGCTAGCCTACAAACAATTGTACGATTCCAAAATGGAGCGCCCAACACGATGTCACTACAGCATCAG cAGATTATCCATCGTCGCAAAAGCTCCAATCCTTATATCACCAATGGTCGGCTGAAGTTTCGCCTCTGGCAAGTATTAGTAAACGCATTCGCTTTATTGGTGATTGCTGGTGGCTTGGCGGCATATTTCAATGCCTATCCAACCATAAAATTCGTCAACAAAACGATTATAAACACCGTCCATGTGGAGGATACTTCGATTTATGGAAAGAACCCCGCACCCGGTACTTGTTTACCTATCATAGTCAAGTTTTGTCAAGGTCCACAAATTCCCTACAACTACACCGTGTTCCCCAATTACATTGGACATTTCGGGCAACTGGAAACTCAAGTG GATCTAGATGCCTACGATGCACTGGTAGATGTGCGATGTTACGAATTAGTCTCACTATTTCTCTGCACCCTATTTGTACCCAAGTGCGGTTCGACCGGAGCAACTGTGCCACCATGTAAAACCTTGTGCACCGAAACTATGCGTCGTTGTGGTTTCTTCTTTGATGTGTTCGGCCTCAGTTTACCTGAATATTTGAATTGTAAGCTCTTTAAAGATTTCGAAAATCCCGAAGACTGTGTTGGCCTCGACCAAGTGCGTGAGGTGATGATAGCATCGACGAATCCCAAATGCGATGGTTTTCAGTGTGATCAAAATCGCTGCTTGCCCAAAGATTACGTATGCGATGGTCATTTGGATTGTAACGACCAGACAGACGAAGCCAAATGTGAACGGTGCCAAAAAGATGAGATCTATTGTGGCGATGATCGTTGCATAGGTATAAATCACGTATGCGACGGCGTAATAGACTGTCCCTATGGGCAAGACGAACGAAATTGCA TTCGTCTAAGCGATCGTAATGGCGATTTAGGTAAAGGCATGTTGGAATTCTATCGTATAAGCACACAAATGTGGACGCCAGCTTGTGTTAAGAACTGGGATCGCGCGGTATCTCCTTCAGCCGTATGCTCTATGTTGGGTTACAGTGCCGTTAATGCCACGAGTGTGGTAACACTCAAAACACACCGATCGCTTATGGCATCCATAAATGTATCGACTGATATTTGGAATATGTATGCGAAGAAACATTCAAATTTGATGCAGGAATTCTCAAGTTGCTCGCCCGATGAGGATTATCCAGTTGCTGAATTAACTTGTGCAAATTACG agtGCGGAAAAGTTAAACGTGGACGCCACAAACCATCTCGCCGCATCATTGGTGGCTCACAGGCCAATCCAGGCACTTGGCCATTTTTGGCCGCAATTTTAGGAGGgcccgaaaaaatattttactgtgcGGGAGTTCTAATTTCCGATCAATGGGTGCTTACAGCGTCGCATTGCATAGGGAA TCATACCGTCATTGACCTTGAAGATTGGACCATACAACTTGGTGTAACGCGCCGAAACTCTTATACATACACGGGGCAAAAGGTTAAAGTCAAAACAGTTATACCACATCCGCATTACAATACCGTAATCACACATGACAATGACATAGCACTATTTCAA TTGGCCACTAGAGTCGCATTCCATGAGCATTTATTGCCTGTTTGTCTGCCGCCACCCGGAATTAAACTCAAGCCGGATCAAATGTGCACAGTGATCGGTTGGGGAAAGCGGGACAATAAAGACC CAAAATCCACATACGAACCAATTGTCAATGAAGTGCAAGTCCCGATTATTGGTCGTCAGCAATGCGATGTTTGGCTTGATAATCTGACAGTATCGGATGGAATGATATGCGCCGGCTACGAGGAAGGAGGAAAGGATGCTTGTCAG GGTGATTCCGGAGGTCCGCTCCTCTGCCCTTATCCGGGTGAAAAGGATCGTTGGTTTGTGGGTGGGATCGTATCGTGGGGCATAATGTGTGCACATCCGAAATTGCCAGGCGTATATGCGAATGTGATTAAGTATGTGCCGTGGATACAGGAGCAAATGGCTAAATATTCAAAACCTGAAAATGAAGAGAAGCTGTCTAAATATGATGCACATCCAGGCGGACCAGATATTCTGTCAAACATAGCAACTGGACCAGTACGCAACAAAAAACCATATCACAATCAGAATCGGAGTCCAATGGACATTGATTACTACGACAATTATAAGAAAAcctaa